From the genome of Brienomyrus brachyistius isolate T26 chromosome 8, BBRACH_0.4, whole genome shotgun sequence, one region includes:
- the LOC125747143 gene encoding histone H1.10-like, producing the protein MAADDQENAPISTSDEATSAGAKKKAAASKRPKSGGAETSTPAKKKKNKKKKNQPGKYSKLVMDTIRQLGERNGSSLAKIYNETKKVSWFDQQNGRTYLRYSIKALLQNDSLIQVKGTGANGSFKLNKKKFEKPAQKKKPSKAVKSSAPASKKAKKPSEKVKAKASPKKKTPSKSAVAATKKVAKSKKAAKKPAAAPSKKVKKPKKISKPSVPKVPKAKSTRATRGAK; encoded by the coding sequence ATGGCCGCCGATGACCAGGAGAATGCCCCCATCTCGACTTCTGACGAGGCCACCTCTGCAGGGGCTAAGAAGAAAGCCGCCGCCAGTAAGAGACCAAAGTCGGGCGGTGCAGAGACCAGCACCCCagcaaagaagaagaaaaacaaaaagaagaaGAACCAGCCTGGAAAATACAGCAAGCTGGTGATGGACACCATTCGCCAACTGGGCGAGCGAAACGGCTCGTCTCTGGCAAAGATCTACAACGAAACTAAGAAGGTTAGCTGGTTTGACCAGCAGAATGGACGGACCTACCTGCGATATTCTATCAAGGCGCTACTGCAGAATGACTCCTTGATTCAAGTGAAGGGCACTGGGGCGAATGGGTCCTTCAAACTCAACAAGAAGAAGTTTGAAAAACCAGCGCAGAAAAAGAAACCATCCAAAGCTGTTAAGAGCTCCGCGCCTGCATCCAAGAAAGCGAAAAAGCCCTCCGAGAAAGTGAAGGCGAAGGCGAGTCCCAAAAAGAAGACGCCATCGAAATCGGCCGTTGCAGCTACCAAGAAGGTGGCCAAATCCAAGAAGGCAGCAAAGAAGCCGGCTGCCGCCCCCTCGAAGAAGGTGAAGAAGCCGAAAAAGATCAGCAAGCCTTCAGTGCCAAAAGTACCAAAAGCAAAGAGCACCAGAGCGACAAGAGGGGCGAAGTGA